CAGGAGGCCATCGCCGGGATCCCGCAGCCTGTCGCCCCAGGTCTCGCCGAGGCGGAGATCCAAGCCCGCGAGCGCGGCTGGTGGCACGAGGTGGCGCGCCGCTCGCTCGCGCCTTTCGGACCCTTTCCTGATTTCGAGGCTTTCTTCGCCGAGGTCTTCGAAGCCTTCCGCCACCGCGATGCCTGGGTGCTCCTGCCGGGAGTCGCCGAGGCCCTGCGGCTCTTCCGCACCCGGGGTCTACGTCTCGGCATCATCTCGGACATCGATTCGCGGCTGTTCGACGTGCTCGCCGCCTTCGGCCTCGAAGCGACCTTCGACGTCGTCTGCCTCTCGTTCCGCTGCGGCTACCAGAAGCCCGATGTGCGCCTGTTCCACGCGGCTCTCGGCCTCGCCGGTGTCCCGGCGGCGCAGGCCGCGCACGTCGGCGACAGCCTGCGCTCGGACGTGCAAGGGGCGCTCGGCGCCGGCATGCACGCCATCCATCTGGATACAACCCGAGACGGCGGCGCGCCCTCCGGCGCCCACGTGGTGCACCGCTGGTCCGATCTGCCGGCCCTCCTCGAGCGCCTCGGCCGCTGATCAGGGCGCCGCCGCGGCCGGCGTCGCGAGCGTCATGTGCAGCCGGTCCATGGCGAAGCCATAGAGGTCGGCGTTCTCCTCGATCTGCTTCGCGGTCGGCTTGCCTCCGCCATGCCCCGCCTTGGTCTCCACCCGGAGCAGGATCGGATGGTCCGAGACGTTGCAGGCTTGCACCGCGGCGGCGAATTTCTTGGCGTGCGCCGGGTACACCCGCGTGTCCGTGTCCGCCGTGGTGATCAGCATGGGAGGGAACTTCGTTC
The genomic region above belongs to Candidatus Krumholzibacteriia bacterium and contains:
- a CDS encoding HAD-IA family hydrolase, whose amino-acid sequence is MDRRLTHVFFDVTHTLLDVRGSVGEIYARCAARHGLQVEPGLVERSFQEAIAGIPQPVAPGLAEAEIQARERGWWHEVARRSLAPFGPFPDFEAFFAEVFEAFRHRDAWVLLPGVAEALRLFRTRGLRLGIISDIDSRLFDVLAAFGLEATFDVVCLSFRCGYQKPDVRLFHAALGLAGVPAAQAAHVGDSLRSDVQGALGAGMHAIHLDTTRDGGAPSGAHVVHRWSDLPALLERLGR